tgatatttttatcacaaagtgaaagcaaatgttcagtcaaagtcaaatatgacatgtcacaagtagttttattgaaaccgtttaagtgaacataaataatgtataacaggagtacctttttaaaaaaaaaaaaaaaatcaaatctccataaagtgcacttttaaagaaaaaaatatcttcaatgaaaatagcctatgaaattaaataggccaatctttttctgaaataaatatatttatatgagaaaagaataacaaacattacaaaataactaaatatgacaaaccctagtaagggcaacatttatatagatttattatacatttgtatagatatattatatttatcgatattttgaatatttgcatATAtctatcgatatatgcaatatgttcaattccatatcacatttaaaaatatatcgatatatcacccagccctactgccTCAGGTCTGTGCAGGACTAAATTGCATGTAGAGCGAGTTCTGTCACTGCCAGATGTTGGAAATACACTATGGTCGTATTTGCCTATGTAAATATCAACACAGAAGTCTATAGGTATTTCAAATTGAACCTGaaactgttttaaaatgttgttcttgttgaaTCATCACTGAAGAATGAGGAACATCAGGTCTGCTTAAAGCTTACAGATATTTTCATTGTTATGTCAATACACAAGTGAGATATATTAAAGCTGGGTGCTGAGGTAAGACTAAGATTAAACTGTAGCACTCATACTGTCATGAGGAGCTGATATCAGGTTGGGCTGGGCGATGTATCgatatatgtttaaatgtgatatggaattagaccatatcgcaatTATCtatatagtttaatttttttctttctttatatataaaagctgcccttactagggtttatcatatttagttatttcgtaatgtttctcatataaatacatttatttcagaaaaagattggcctattttattttttttatttaggatatttttattttattttaatgtgcactttaaggagctttgatttaaaaaaaaatatatatatatatactcctgttcttatacagtatttatgttcacttaaacagtttcaataaaactacttgtgacatgtcatatttgactttgactgaacatttgctctcactttgcgataaaaatatcgggatatatatcgtatatatcaGCCTAAATAAATtggaatatgacttttggtccatatcgcccagccctattatcTGGTTGAATTATATGTTCAGGTTAACAACACTTAGTTTAACCCACCTGTAAGGATGACACAGACACATTTAACCACTTAAAAGATGTTTAAAAGGAAAGttacatataatatattcaaTGTTGTACAAAACATTAATTGTCTTGTTTGTCTCACAGGATCGGGTGTACGTACAGCAGAACAATGTGGAGAATGTCTACAACCTTGGTCTTATCATCTTTAGGGATCAAGTGGTTCGTTATGGCTGCATCAGAGACCACCTCCGACAGACCCTGCTGGACATGATCGCACgcgagaggaaaggagaggtgGTGGACAGGTAGAACAACACTCACAGGACAGGATTGATTAAATGgaaactaattaaaatgaattgtCAATTGTTGCTGTTGGAAAGTGAAGctgaatttttaatttaagttgcacataaaatgtgctgaaaataaAATCCAGATCCTTCATATTAATTCAgatgataaaagaaaatgttaaatcatcaaAAAGTGCATGCTCTTTGGATAAATGATAAAAGAGCTGTCAAATAAATCTGCAGCAATTAAACTGATTGGGGTGTTCAGTGAacacacaatttattttctttttatatgcTGTTGtgtgatgaataaaaaaatctaaagttAGTTGGCAGCTGTGGTAAGTGTGAAATAAGATTCCAGGATGTGttctttgcttttttgttgtctttttcatTACTGATGATGCCTTCAACAGTCGGTATGCTTCTCCTTCACCAGGGGGGCCATTAGAAATGCCTGCCAAATGTTAATGATCCTCGGCCTTGAAGGGAGATCTGTTTACGAAGAAGACTTTGAGGCGCCTTTCTTAGAAATGTCTGCAGAATTTTTCCAGGTTTGTGGGTGAACATGATTGCCCTTACTGTTcattcttttacttttgtttgggTCCCAATTATCTTGGCTGCTTCTCCCTTTTTCTGGGGTCCATATAGACAAAATGCAGTGTAAATACAGATGATTCTCAAAATATCTTTGTAACGATTAACAACACAGCTTATGTATACTGTTGAAAGAACTGAATGATACGTAactaaaattggaataaaatggattgGAGGAGAaatatttttgtccttttatagCTCAtacctgtttgttgttttcacttAGATGGAGAGCCAAAAATTCCTTGCAGAAAACAGTGCCAGTGTGTACATAAAGAAGGTGGAAGCCAGAATCAATGAGGAGATCGAGCGGGTGATGCATTGCCTGGATAAATCTACAGAAGAGCCGATTGTCAAGGTGGTGGAACGTGAGCTCATCTCCAAACACATGAAGACTATCGTTGAGATGGAGAACTCTGGCCTCGTCCACATgcttaaaaatggcaaaacagACGGTAAGAGTGCTGCTTCACGTCTTTAGCATTTGTAGTTGGTCTTTTACTtaactttaattttaaaagggttcataccaaggttattatagttaacgaaaactaacgaaataacgaaaactagaattgaataaacatttttgttaactgaaataaaaataaaaactttagtttttaaaaaaaacgataactaactgaaactgtattgtgggttacaaaactaactaaaattatagtgataatgtcttttgttatttgtctttgtcaagGTGTGTATTCCCTGCTTTGTTGGTTTCCAGGAGAGGTGCGattgaaattaccgtaatgacaccacattggctgtaaagagcaactccTCATTTTTCAGAAACCATTGGAATTTTTCCGGTAGTGTAAACCGttcagttattatggtaatccAAAGTGCGCtgtcgcacccaacaaataccccattacaaaaaaacctaaaacttataaaaactaaactaacactaaacatttaaaaaaaaaaaaaaaaaaaaaaaaaactaaactaaaactagcaaactcactctaaaaactgattaaaactcACTGTATTTGGAAACAAAGATTCACAACTAAACTaaatctaaaactaatgaaaaatccaaaactattataaccttggttcataCAAACTCTTGTACAGAAGAGGTTTGGGGCcaggtagaagaagaaaaaataatgacgggaggattttttttttcattatgcagtttgagaaaaagtaaaatgacaagTTGAAATAggattttgaagaaaaaaagttgaaatgttgagaataaagttacattttttgtgttcagtACAAAAAGGAAGTatgaaagatattcacagatgtGTTGTCcctgtgtcaataagtcatcagtgGAACATTGTTTTAGAGAAACTGCGTCTATCTGAACAGTAAGGTAGACTGCAAGATACAAGCTGATTTTCatcatgtcataaaatgagcaataaccacaatatttaagggtgtagtagtaCTAAAATCCCCCTATAAGTGAGTTATTCTTGGTAGAGCTTaccacaactattgttttgggaaaatctgcttttatgtaatttatgagTTTTTTAGACCTATATTAGacatattgaggaaaatcaggttgtagcttgaaGTCTACTTTACCAAACTGAAATAgtcaactttattcttgtcatttcaacttttttctcggaGTTCATTAtgaatttttttcccctcctcttattatttttttctcctacctgacCCTAATCCTATTCCTTAGTCTTGGAAGTTCTGGAAAATGCTAAATTTTAAccattatttttcattgttaGGAGTAATTGATCTGATTAATAACCTGATCACTTTgttaattgaatttattttgttgttggaaCAGAACAGATACATATGTTGCTCTTGCATTGTTATTTGCAAACAtgttaactgtttttaaaatgatttcttGTGTTCAGTGTTTATTCATAGCCAAAAGTCCTCTATTGGTAATTATCATAATACTTATTATTCATAACAGCTGGTAATATAACTTAATAAGTGTCAATATACCCTCATTGATGTGGGTATAAGTTATTTCTGTTCTATTTTTATCAATTGCATTTGTAGTAAAAATGTCGATGTGCTGATGAATTTAAGAGTCTGGGCATTTTTGTTTTACGTACCTTGAAAGTTCTTGAGttaactctttaaaaaaagttttatgtttaGTTGCACAGTTAAATTTTATgtgtcacacaaaaaaaaaaagagagagagaaaccctGTTGCTCTTTGATTTGCTCTTTTTTATTGTCACTTGCAAGATATGTATATTTAACTGGATCAGTAATGTAGTCAAAGTGTTCCCTTGCTCATGTCACAAATGATAAGAGAGGAGGAATGTAATTCTGATGATTAGATTTAGATGAAAGTGCTGTAGCTTCAGTGATGCCCTCAGAAATATTTTCACATCAGTACACTTACTCTGCACAAATAAGCCTCAGCAGATCTCAGATACTGACTTGCCTTTTCAGTCAGTAGAGATAGACTCCtgatgtgtgtgcttgtgtgtgtattcGTGCATATCCATCGCAGATTTGGCGTGCATGTACAAGCTGTTCAGCAGGGTTCCCAATGGGCTGAAGACCATGTGTGAGTGCATGAGCTCATACCTGCGGGAACAAGGAAAGGCCCTCGTAtcggaggagggagagggaaagaACCCTGTAGACTACATCCAGGTAAGGAAACATTAGAGTGCGGGGATGTTATTGCTCAGTCTTGTGAATCTGCAGGAACATTTGCCGCTGCAAGAGTAGGAGACAGTTCTCATGGTACACACGCTCTGTTGAAGCACAATATAACCTTCTAACTGCATATGTTTAAGTGGATAAGGGAGATGTAACCTTGTTAGAGATCACTAAGTAATTATTCTTTTTAGGCTTTCACAAACCATAGCGTGCCAAGCCTCGACCATAATGTACTTCTGTAGCCTCCTGGCTGAGGATAACTGCTGTGGCCACAAGCCATGATGATCTCTGCCCTCAACTACACTGTGTCATTGCCCAAAATTACGTGTGAGGTCATTCAGGCAACGAGAGAGAAGGCACTTTTTTGAAGGTCTCATTATGTTCCTCTTGCAGTGCTTTAGATCTGTGCCTGTGTGAAACGTTTTTGTGGTTTGTGGCACTCTCGTCTGACTGACAGCAGTCTGACTCCTTGTTGATGACTCCAGCTTTCCTTTGCTGCTTTACTGTTGGAGCTGTGATTGCTGTCCAGTGTCTCCCTTACcagtgtttttggtaattttgtgtctttttgtggccaatttgtgtcttttttggctattttgcatcattttgtcttttttggtcaatttgtgtctttttttggccatttcgcattctttttttgaaattttgtgggggtttttcaatcaatttatgtctttttttttttgctattttgcgtcttttttgtcattttgtgtcttttttggccattttttgttttttgtggtcaatttatgtcttcgGGCCATTTTGCGTTTTTCTTTtgtcaatctgtgtcttttttttcttttgagtgATGTTGATTCAcctcttctgttcagggtcagattgacccCAACAgtatctacaggtgcatctcaatccaACGCCCCCCCAACGACACCCCCCGCCCCCCTTGACAATCaagttaattttgttttctaaaGAGTGCCAAATCACAACAGAAGTCATTTAAGGTTACCTTTCCTATAGATTAGGTCTATATCTTGTCCTTTTattaaacaaactaaataacctcatattattcattttatttacatgaaTGCATGGCATTTCTGTCTCTACATGGTTGGCGTGTACAATTCTCGCCTGCTCTCTGCATTGCTCGCGGCGAAGTTCTGCCATgatgcgcgcacacacatgcagactgtggcggcccgctATAGTCTACCGGTAATTTGCTGTGCTaaagtcacatttcaagctacttaAAGTATATTTACAATTTTCACGATGTAAAGTTATACTGCATTGTGTTGTGGCTGTAACCCACCAATCATTCATTCCCCCATGACATTACATGCGCTCACATtctcacacttacacacacactgaatatacAGAGCTGTTTTACTGTGGTCCAAACACACTATTGCCTACGCCGTTtggtagccgcgagctaacattggcttacaattaatgttgctttaatcacaaaaagcttaaCTGCGAATAACCATCTAATTTATTTCCTGTCGCTAAccacatgcagctttcagaataagagcggtgtgttaacagaatccaccacagaatttacaagaagactgtcaaaataagatgccttaaataaaacatacaagaacccttattctctttataacaattaataaaatatgcaatcattaagatcagtgtatatgatgccCTCCCCCCCAAGACTGTAAACCTAAGGGAAACACTTCTGTCTAAAGTTACTGCAAATGCAAGCTGCTGCTGTATTATCTCTAATCATCCTTGTCTCCTTTCCTGCAGGGCTTGCTGGACCTGAAGTCCCGTTTTGACCGTTTCCTCCTGGAGTCCTTCAATAACGACCGGCTCTTCAAACAAACTATTGCAGGCGACTTTGAGTACTTCCTTAACCTCAACTCTCGCTCGCCTGAGTACCTCTCACTCTTCATCGATGATAAGCTGAAGAAAGGAGTAAAAGGGGTGAGCCCTCAGTGGATACAGTCTCTTATTTAAGGACGCACCACAGATGTAACTGGCCTGCTCATTCAGGTTGCAACATGAAAccatattgatttaaaaaaagtcctgtTGGCTGATTAGGTTCGATAGTATTATAGGATTTAGATGTGAAAAATACTGCACAGTCATTTTCAACTGTGATTTCTCTAAAACGGAAAAACACCTCTCTGTCTCCACACATGTAGTACATTTCATACCTGTgaatttatatagatatttttCAATCCATTACACATAGTCCTGtcatgataacacatttttttaggacgatatatttttcgatatattagagcataataagaaCATCCTTTCCCACCACAATTGactttttaaatcttgagaatattaaacattggaattgaaatgtgggaaagaaatattaaaatatcctagataaataaaacttagtaactacaaccaaaacaaatgaaatagactctcaggctctgttaacaaaacattgcaaagagataatcattatgtattatattattttattattaaaataacaaacagctggaatggctgcatGGGAAATATACCGGTAGgtatttttttggcaattcgtactgcctgtcaaacatttgcagcattaatttaaacacaacaaaaaaaagcacaaaaagtcatgcatgtaaacaacaatatattgagtccagaaaaaaactatcgtgtctatttttttatatcgaaCAATAAATCGATATAGCAATTATTGTGACCGGCCTAGTTCACTCTTATCCAACGTGTCAATcttttagatcttcatcctccaagatttcttacatgcaggagtcaatttattgttaaatttaggggcactaaattatgaaaaaccttttcccatcttcatctttataaactgtttcaagagatgtctaaaagctcatttaactgctgttttagaattcaaattcacacacaaatgcactttTATATTGTgttcatatgttttttaaataatataatataaaatataataattatataatataataatatacatttttatataggTATTTTTGTAATTGTCATAACTTGTTGGTTttatacatatgttttattctattattctattatagtttattactttcttataactatgaaTTTTTAgttggaggctttaaataagcccgtctgggttttctgcctctccctgcacttaaCACTATTTatctttgtaattttatgtaattctaactgtgcaaatgaataaacctaaacctaaacctgaCCCCATGCAGGACTCGGGTCGGGGGGGTCAGATTATTCTCTCTGTTTATGACCGTCCTATGTAACCTGCATCGTTTTTCTGTTATCTCCAGTTGACAGAGCAGGAGGTGGAGTCAATACTGGACAAGGCCATGGTGCTGTTCCGCTTCATGCAGGAGAAGGACGTGTTTGAGAGGTACTACAAGCAGCACCTCGCCCGCAGGCTGCTCACCAACAAGAGCGTCTCTGACGACTCTGAGAAGAACATGATCTCAAAGCTCAAGGTGAGTAGCAGGGTGATGTAACCAAGTTATGTGCAACAAGAACATTTCAGTCAAGATATtttgtttgaatgaaaaaaaaatcagcctaTATATGAGGAGAACTGGTTATCTAGCTTCAATgattttatgaaatgtattttttaataactgtttttggcctgtcacaataacattttttaggatgatatattttcccagaaactatgacGATAAACAATAGTGTTGTTGATGTTTGGGGTTCTTTATGCCGCGTATATAATTGTATTGGAGCATAATATTTCAAGTACATCCCTTTTAAGAGCAATTAACTTTTGATTCCCAAGAATATTGAACATTGGCATTGAAATGCTGGAATGGCTGTTTGGGAAATGTACGTTTTTTTAGGCAGTTCCTCCTGCCTATCGAAAGTCTGCAGCATTTCTCTAAACGCTGGTTTCTCAACAGTGTTGAATGACTGCATGTCTTTAGCTATAAAGCGAGTGACGCTATCTGTGAGGGTGCGCCATTTTGTGCTGTCAcgtttatatttgaattttttggCAAAGATATCCTAATTGCAAGTTGACGGTTAGTGGAGGGTGCTCcgtgtcacccattggtttgtggcccgtttgaggcatcgagttcagcgttacactcgtcgccatcttgtctgttagtccaaccaaacactgaacaagacgtttttactgaacaaaacattcaaataaactgtcattaagtgaaaatacagtgaaagggtcacttttggtacctttgccagtgtagacaggtgccaagtcctgctggaaaattaaatcagcatctccaaagagcttgtggaagcatgaagagctctaaaatgtcctggtagatggctgctatgttgactgtggacttcagaaaacacagtggaccaacaccagcagaggacaggGCCCCAAATCACCACTGACTGAGGACTcacatatttaactttttcacaatattctaattttctgagacactgagttttggattttcattatctctaaaccagaatcatcaaaattacaagaaaaacaggcttgaaatatttcactctgtgtaatgaatctatataatgtatgagtttcactttctgaagtgatggagaaaaaatattgaactttttcatgatattctaattttttgagacgTACCTGTATtgattatcgtgacaggcctagacGTTTTCTGTGAATCAGCTCATTCTAAAAGGTGCATTACAAAGGAAGTTATAGGAAACATACAGTAAGCGGGCAGTGTCCTCTTGCCGCATTAGATGACCACCATCTGAGTGTTTATTGACCTTTAACAGCTTTGATTAACCAAATGTGATTCTTCTTCATTGTTCAGACTGAGTGCGGCTGTCAGTTCACCTCTAAGCTGGAGGGCATGTTCCGGGATATGAGCATCTCCAACACCACCATGGATGAGTTTAGACAACATCTACAGACAACTGGGGTGAGGAGACGCTGCACGCCACAACTCATCCTGTCAGAATAATGAGCCCATTTGCTATCTGTAATCAGTACATGGCTGCCTGACTGCCTGAGCATTGCTGCGTTGCTcagttacataaaaacaattaTGCACCTAACTATCCGTATCCTGGGAATACAGTGTGCTAATTTTTGGCTGGTGCTGTGCTGTCACATGGCGTTTTGTCACCAGAGCCTCCATCACTGTGTCTAATTGTCATTGTAGTTTGCTGAAGCAAGTATGATTCATGttagaaataaaattaatgaacTGTGGAGTCCGTAATCAGTATTTGTGCACACTTTTGCTTAGTCTATagcaaaaaagtaattttaaaacaatttattttaaatgtatctaaAGTATTGTCTCCTGAAAGTaagatgtatttttattcatttgatgCAACACGGTGATCCATTTAACCCTCAGGGCAGGTTGAGCGCATTTTACGTGCTTTTCATTCTTCAATTGTTAATAGTtttggctgtgttcatgcatttggCATAAATTTTGGCAagattctgtatttttatttgatgtgaATATATGTTATATCCAGCTCAGCTACTGCAGTAAGGCTGAAATACACTGTTTACAAACAATAGTTGCACTCTTAAGGTTGAGAGCTTAAAATGCTCGCATTTATTTAATCTAAAGGCATGGTGGcattatgacaaaaacatggcatttaaagggttaaaatatttacaaatcaATTAGCGTTTGATATCATTATTAGGCCAGATCTAGGTGAAAAGTGAAAGTAGAATATCATAATGTATAATATGCTATAGTATATGCTTTAAAAGGGCGGTAAGCAGTACAAGCGAGCATACAATTTGAACAGGCCCTGGGGGTTAGGATAAACAGTGCTAGTTTGTGTCAATGGtctgtagttattttttgtctcatttagtTTTGTGTTTCTAACCTAATTGCAACAATTAAAATCGCAGTTGGCTACGGGGTGTCATTACAAAGCTGATTGTgcgtgttgtgtttttttttctcccaaactTCAGGTTTCACTGGGAGGGGTTGATCTCACTGTAAGAGTCCTGACCACGGGATACTGGCCAACACAATCAGCAACACCCAAGTGCAACATCCCCCCTTCACCGCGACACGCATTTGAAGTCTTTAGAAGGTTAGTTAATTTGATGCACACAGCTTTTTTTAGTTTCATGTGTCAGTGTTTTCTTAACCGCACTTCTTTTTCACTCTAATTGTTTCTGAAATGTGTGATTCAAGAGGATGAGTAATACACATTATGTTTTGCTAGAATTGGAAGCtgaccagaataaaaacattattcagaTCCTGATCCAATCTTGAAGATATAAGTTTATCAGAAATTGGTCAAGGACCTGGATATGTCCAGGAATCTAAATTTGGATGAATTGTGAATTGTGGTACAGTGACTATTCTTAGATGTTAACCTTGAGTAACACCGCTCTGTTTGTAGGTTTTATCTTGGTAAGCACAGCGGCAGACAACTCACACTGCAGCACCACATGGGATCTGCAGATCTAAACGCCACCTTCTACGGTCCCATCAAAAAGGTACGGGCCAACttgaaatgaaacaaatcaaaataaaatcaaaattactttatttatccctgagggggaAATTCAGTGAATCTGTTagctgttagaatgagacagtctgatggctgtaggagtgaaggatcttttgaatctctccgtcctgcaatggagagagaggagccgtccactgctgtttttttggtccataaaggttttgtgtagtggatgatttgggtatttcaagatggactccaacatcttgacaggtcatctctccaccacctcctccagtgtgtccaacatggctccaaccacagaaccagctctttagaccagtctgtccaaccgccttcatctctgtgtctgatgctgcctccccagcagactgcagcataaaacaacacactaccaccacagactgataaaacatctgcagcatcttactacagatgacaagagatctgagcttgcttaagaaaaagaggcggctctgcccctttttgtagagagcgtctgtgtttaaggaccagtccaactttattatcattatcattatccaggtatacacctagatacttataacttggcaccacctcgatgtccaccccacaggtattcactggctgaagagggggcttgaacctgctgaaatctatgatcatttcctcagtctttgaggtgttcagtaggagatagttgaAAAACATCAACCCATTTCGacaaatatattacaaatatttttgtgaTGGGACAATTTATGTGATCTAatgatatatacacataaaactGCAAATCAGCGGTGTCAGGTTGGAAGTAACAAGTTCATCTAGAGTCAATAATATAGTTTCACTGACAAAGTTTTGTTCCAGATGATTAGAGTTCtcaataatttgattatttgcTGATATTTGCTGTGAAAACACCTTGTAACATTGACGTAAAcacaaaaagcaactaaaatTGTGAATCTATTGTGAATTCAAAATCGTTAAATAATTGGCACTAGTAGACTGTCAAATAGTTATCATTTTctgtagaaaatattatttaaattgtttaaGCAACAAGGAAATCTACATGTTTGAGGACTTTctgtaaaagaaaatacaacTTCTTGTGGAAGTGGGTTatgaatcatgtttttaggTTATGATTTTTCATCCGAACATGTCAAAAGGAGGATGGGTCAGAGGTCGGCGTGGGAGGAGCCCAGGTTACCGGCTCCAACACCAGGAAGCACATCCTGCAGGTCTCCACCTTTCAGATGACCATCCTCATGCTTTTCAACAACAGAGACAAATCCGTCTTTGAGGTAAGCAATTTAATACAATAGAAAAGTTAACATTTTGCTGTTCTGCACATTTAGTGGGCAGTTTCACTAGGAAAACGCTCTTCTAAAACAAGTTTCAGATCTCCGCCTTTCTCTCTATTACGTTTTGCTTATTGTTTTATCACAATCCCGAACTGGATCTTTCCAACCTGTAGGAGATCCAGCAGGAGACAGACATCCCAGAGAGGGAGCTGGTGCGAGCGCTGCAGTCTCTGGCCTGTGGGAAGCCTACTCAGAGAGTCCTCACCAAGGAGCCCAAGTCCAAGGAGATCGAGAATGGCCATGTGTTTACAGTCAATGACCAGTTTACCTCCAAACTTCACCGTGTCAAGATCCAAACAGGTacacaaaatcattatttttttctaaagacaTACAGTAACATAACGTCTTATTTAGTTTTTCTGATGGATTAACCtaatttaacctatttaacatgctaaaatatatttttcatatatatcaAGGTACtctcacaaaacaaacaacataatatattattaataataataataatattctgtctatgtgtctgtatcttgagttGCTGtgaactaaatttccccactgttgGATAAATGAAGTTATATCTTATCCTATCTTGTCGTTATATCTTGAATGTGGTTTGGTTCTTGAAGAAATAAAACTGCAG
This is a stretch of genomic DNA from Centropristis striata isolate RG_2023a ecotype Rhode Island chromosome 4, C.striata_1.0, whole genome shotgun sequence. It encodes these proteins:
- the cul3b gene encoding cullin-3b isoform X2, which codes for MSNLSKGGTKKDTKMRIRAFPMTMDEKYVNNIWDLLKNAIQEIQRKNNSGLSFEELYRNAYTMVLHKHGEKLYTGLREVVTEHLINKVREDVLNSLNNNFLQTLNQAWNDHQTAMVMIRDILMYMDRVYVQQNNVENVYNLGLIIFRDQVVRYGCIRDHLRQTLLDMIARERKGEVVDRGAIRNACQMLMILGLEGRSVYEEDFEAPFLEMSAEFFQMESQKFLAENSASVYIKKVEARINEEIERVMHCLDKSTEEPIVKVVERELISKHMKTIVEMENSGLVHMLKNGKTDDLACMYKLFSRVPNGLKTMCECMSSYLREQGKALVSEEGEGKNPVDYIQGLLDLKSRFDRFLLESFNNDRLFKQTIAGDFEYFLNLNSRSPEYLSLFIDDKLKKGVKGLTEQEVESILDKAMVLFRFMQEKDVFERYYKQHLARRLLTNKSVSDDSEKNMISKLKTECGCQFTSKLEGMFRDMSISNTTMDEFRQHLQTTGVSLGGVDLTVRVLTTGYWPTQSATPKCNIPPSPRHAFEVFRRFYLGKHSGRQLTLQHHMGSADLNATFYGPIKKEDGSEVGVGGAQVTGSNTRKHILQVSTFQMTILMLFNNRDKSVFEEIQQETDIPERELVRALQSLACGKPTQRVLTKEPKSKEIENGHVFTVNDQFTSKLHRVKIQTVAAKQGESDPERKETRQKVDDDRKHEIEAAIVRIMKSRKKMQHNVLVAEVTQQLRARFLPSPVVIKKRIEGLIEREYLARTPEDRKVYTYVA
- the cul3b gene encoding cullin-3b isoform X1; its protein translation is MSNLSKGGTKKDTKMRIRAFPMTMDEKYVNNIWDLLKNAIQEIQRKNNSGLSFEELYRNAYTMVLHKHGEKLYTGLREVVTEHLINKVREDVLNSLNNNFLQTLNQAWNDHQTAMVMIRDILMYMDRVYVQQNNVENVYNLGLIIFRDQVVRYGCIRDHLRQTLLDMIARERKGEVVDRGAIRNACQMLMILGLEGRSVYEEDFEAPFLEMSAEFFQMESQKFLAENSASVYIKKVEARINEEIERVMHCLDKSTEEPIVKVVERELISKHMKTIVEMENSGLVHMLKNGKTDDLACMYKLFSRVPNGLKTMCECMSSYLREQGKALVSEEGEGKNPVDYIQGLLDLKSRFDRFLLESFNNDRLFKQTIAGDFEYFLNLNSRSPEYLSLFIDDKLKKGVKGLTEQEVESILDKAMVLFRFMQEKDVFERYYKQHLARRLLTNKSVSDDSEKNMISKLKTECGCQFTSKLEGMFRDMSISNTTMDEFRQHLQTTGVSLGGVDLTVRVLTTGYWPTQSATPKCNIPPSPRHAFEVFRRFYLGKHSGRQLTLQHHMGSADLNATFYGPIKKDGSEVGVGGAQVTGSNTRKHILQVSTFQMTILMLFNNRDKSVFEEIQQETDIPERELVRALQSLACGKPTQRVLTKEPKSKEIENGHVFTVNDQFTSKLHRVKIQTVAAKQGESDPERKETRQKVDDDRKHEIEAAIVRIMKSRKKMQHNVLVAEVTQQLRARFLPSPVVIKKRIEGLIEREYLARTPEDRKVYTYVA